A single window of Nocardia sp. NBC_01327 DNA harbors:
- a CDS encoding FAD-dependent oxidoreductase, with product MTARNSVTPRAAGEVSHYDIDTDVVIVGYGAAGAAAAFEAAHTGAKVLVLDRSGGPGGASAMSGGEIYLGGGTPVQVACGFDDTPEDMVAFLTAAMGAGADIAKIEEYSAGSVEHFHWLVDRGVPFKPTLWDAPTWVPPTDDGLMWLGENSWPFTELAKPAPRGHRPTANDFGGKLLMECLSGAAESAGATALFDMYVTTLIVSDDNMVVGVVARQYGKEIVIRARRGVVLTTGGFVDNDAMLAAHAPELLGHTKVSAGTDDGSGIRMAQALGAGVRHMSSGQVGISLIPGLAARGMVVNARGQRFMNEDTYPGRIGQAALYRQNMGGSWAGDDTALWVVVDEAGFEDVPEPQRWGVQPTHVAETAEELEQLTGLPTGSLAGTVRRYNEFATAGADLDLHKAARWLRPLTAPLAAIDVKAGIRPPAEAGDRRGTGASVFTLGGLHTDLDGHVLTLDNTRIPGLFAAGRATNGLHGIGYISGTSLGDGTFFGRRAGTSAARTE from the coding sequence ATGACAGCGCGGAATTCGGTGACGCCACGGGCGGCCGGCGAGGTGAGCCACTACGACATCGACACCGATGTGGTGATCGTCGGTTACGGTGCGGCGGGTGCGGCGGCCGCCTTCGAGGCCGCTCACACCGGGGCCAAGGTCCTGGTGCTGGACCGTTCGGGCGGACCCGGCGGCGCGTCGGCCATGTCCGGCGGCGAGATCTACCTCGGCGGCGGCACCCCGGTCCAGGTGGCCTGCGGGTTCGACGACACCCCCGAGGATATGGTGGCCTTCCTGACGGCGGCCATGGGCGCGGGCGCGGATATCGCCAAGATCGAGGAGTACAGCGCGGGCAGCGTGGAGCACTTCCACTGGCTGGTCGACCGGGGTGTGCCGTTCAAGCCGACCCTGTGGGACGCGCCGACCTGGGTGCCGCCGACCGATGACGGGCTCATGTGGCTGGGCGAGAACAGCTGGCCCTTCACCGAACTGGCCAAGCCCGCCCCGCGCGGGCACCGGCCGACCGCCAATGACTTCGGCGGCAAGCTGCTGATGGAATGCCTGTCGGGTGCGGCCGAATCCGCCGGTGCCACAGCGCTGTTCGATATGTACGTCACCACGCTGATCGTCTCGGACGACAACATGGTGGTGGGAGTTGTTGCGCGGCAATACGGTAAGGAGATCGTCATCCGCGCCCGCCGCGGCGTGGTGCTCACCACCGGCGGATTCGTCGACAATGACGCCATGCTCGCCGCGCACGCCCCGGAACTGCTCGGCCACACCAAGGTCAGTGCGGGCACTGATGACGGCAGTGGCATCCGCATGGCGCAGGCGCTCGGCGCGGGGGTCCGGCACATGTCCTCCGGCCAGGTGGGCATATCCCTCATCCCCGGTCTGGCCGCGCGCGGCATGGTCGTGAATGCCCGCGGCCAGCGCTTCATGAACGAGGACACCTATCCCGGCCGCATCGGCCAGGCCGCGCTGTACCGCCAGAACATGGGCGGCAGCTGGGCGGGTGATGACACCGCCCTGTGGGTCGTCGTCGACGAGGCGGGTTTCGAGGACGTCCCCGAACCCCAGCGCTGGGGCGTCCAGCCCACCCACGTCGCCGAAACCGCCGAAGAGCTCGAACAACTCACCGGCCTGCCCACCGGATCACTGGCCGGCACCGTCCGCCGCTACAACGAATTCGCCACCGCCGGAGCCGATCTCGACCTCCACAAGGCCGCCCGCTGGCTCCGTCCCCTGACCGCTCCCCTGGCCGCCATCGACGTCAAAGCCGGCATCCGCCCACCCGCCGAAGCGGGCGACCGCCGCGGCACCGGCGCCTCCGTCTTCACCCTCGGCGGCCTCCACACCGACCTCGACGGCCACGTCCTCACCCTCGACAACACCCGCATCCCCGGCCTCTTCGCCGCCGGCCGCGCCACCAACGGCCTCCACGGCATCGGCTACATCTCCGGCACCTCCCTCGGCGACGGCACCTTCTTCGGCCGCCGCGCCGGAACCTCCGCCGCCCGCACCGAATAA
- a CDS encoding tyrosine-protein phosphatase has translation MTISRAVRGTLLTGVTAALIAVLPAAGITPALAAPNISILHQAPIGADFKLAGAPNARDIGGVTAQNGTIKSGLVYRTDALNNLTDADQQTLTAAGVTEIIDFRSPTERAASPDKVPASIKTVQLPIYDPSNDFYVFFGKLVQGGPAAQQAALGDGKGAQYMRDYYSWVVNDPTSQGQFGAALKEIANSSGAVLYHCTAGKDRTGMMTAFLMTILGTPQSQINANYLASNDRLAASNKATLDALVARGLVTDPSLFGPVLGVQQDYLDAAFAAATAASGSVSNYITQKLGIDAGTYKALQDKLIKTGGISTGSFGS, from the coding sequence GTGACGATTTCGCGCGCAGTACGCGGCACCCTACTGACCGGTGTAACCGCCGCGCTCATCGCCGTACTTCCGGCGGCGGGGATCACCCCCGCGCTCGCCGCCCCGAATATCTCGATCCTGCACCAGGCTCCGATCGGCGCGGACTTCAAGCTCGCAGGTGCACCTAATGCCCGTGATATCGGCGGGGTTACGGCGCAGAACGGGACCATCAAGTCCGGTCTGGTGTACCGCACCGACGCACTCAACAATCTGACCGATGCCGATCAGCAGACGCTGACCGCCGCGGGCGTCACCGAGATCATCGATTTCCGCAGCCCCACCGAGCGGGCCGCCAGCCCGGACAAGGTGCCGGCCTCGATCAAGACCGTGCAGCTGCCGATCTACGATCCGAGCAACGATTTCTACGTGTTCTTCGGCAAGCTCGTGCAGGGCGGCCCGGCCGCGCAGCAGGCGGCGCTGGGCGACGGCAAGGGCGCGCAGTACATGCGCGACTACTACTCTTGGGTTGTCAATGATCCGACCTCGCAGGGTCAGTTCGGCGCGGCGCTCAAGGAGATCGCCAACTCCTCCGGCGCGGTGCTGTACCACTGCACCGCGGGCAAGGATCGCACCGGCATGATGACCGCGTTCCTGATGACCATCCTGGGCACGCCGCAGAGCCAGATCAATGCGAACTACCTGGCGTCCAACGATCGTCTGGCGGCCAGCAACAAGGCCACCCTCGATGCGCTGGTGGCCCGGGGCCTGGTGACCGATCCGTCACTGTTCGGTCCGGTGCTGGGTGTGCAGCAGGACTACCTGGACGCGGCCTTCGCCGCGGCCACGGCGGCCTCCGGCTCGGTGTCGAACTACATCACGCAGAAGCTGGGCATCGATGCCGGCACCTACAAGGCGCTGCAGGACAAGCTGATCAAGACCGGTGGCATCTCCACCGGATCGTTCGGCAGCTAA
- a CDS encoding alpha/beta hydrolase has protein sequence MRPNYVGVVVGAIFFAWSVSPSLVPREWMFQGLVSGISAVIGYGVGCVLEWVVRRWVWPLLPEPATGWLLRWRLSDRAREITKLVIMVGAAVGAAAILARSARWQRDLEVLMGMKPTTTSSYLRAELLAAATVALVIGAYRAVRWLLRWIIRVLNIDWRIPRAIAAPGAVVLVLVLAVLLFQGVLAKAFFSVANSAFSVRNGHTSAAAVQPTLAERSGSPESLAPWKTLGSEGRWFVSYAPTAERITQVTGRPAREPIRAYAGLESAPTAEDVADLVVRELDRTHAWERQVVVVVTTTGTGWVDSTTAAAIEYMYGGDSAIAATQYSYLPSVLSFLSDKQKAADAGRLLVHAVHERWATLPPDHRPKLLVYGESLGSQGSEAAFTGLDDIRTLVDGVLWVGPPNSNRLWSQLTARRDPGTPEILPIYADGLIVRFAADAENLNRPDRQWISPRVVYLQHASDPIVWWSPDLLFTQPDWLKEPRGSDVSKSIRWWPIVTFWQVSADMAHAQKVPSGHGHRYGTLCLDGWVAVAQPADWNADLSGRIRQALDEDIDWEYAHK, from the coding sequence GTGCGGCCGAATTATGTGGGGGTGGTGGTCGGGGCGATCTTTTTCGCCTGGTCGGTGTCGCCGTCGCTGGTGCCCAGGGAGTGGATGTTTCAGGGGCTGGTGAGTGGGATCAGCGCGGTGATCGGGTACGGGGTGGGGTGTGTGCTGGAGTGGGTGGTGCGGCGGTGGGTGTGGCCGCTGCTGCCGGAGCCGGCGACCGGGTGGCTGCTGCGCTGGCGGCTGTCGGACCGGGCTCGGGAGATCACCAAGCTGGTGATCATGGTGGGTGCGGCGGTCGGGGCGGCCGCGATTCTGGCGCGGTCGGCGCGGTGGCAGCGCGATCTGGAAGTGCTCATGGGAATGAAGCCGACGACCACCTCCAGCTATCTGCGGGCGGAATTGCTGGCGGCGGCGACGGTGGCGCTGGTGATCGGGGCCTACCGCGCGGTGCGGTGGTTGCTGCGCTGGATCATTCGCGTGCTCAATATCGACTGGCGGATTCCACGGGCCATCGCCGCACCGGGCGCGGTGGTCCTGGTGCTGGTGCTCGCCGTGCTGCTGTTCCAGGGTGTGCTCGCGAAAGCCTTCTTCTCCGTGGCGAATTCGGCGTTCAGCGTGCGCAACGGGCACACCTCCGCCGCGGCGGTGCAGCCGACGCTGGCCGAGCGATCCGGCAGTCCCGAATCGCTGGCTCCGTGGAAGACGCTCGGGTCGGAGGGCCGCTGGTTCGTCTCCTATGCGCCGACCGCCGAGCGGATCACACAGGTGACGGGAAGGCCTGCGCGCGAACCGATTCGCGCCTACGCCGGACTGGAGTCCGCGCCCACGGCCGAGGACGTCGCCGATCTCGTGGTGCGCGAACTCGATCGCACACACGCCTGGGAGCGACAGGTCGTCGTGGTGGTGACCACGACCGGCACGGGCTGGGTGGACTCGACCACGGCCGCGGCCATCGAGTACATGTACGGCGGAGATTCCGCCATCGCGGCGACACAGTATTCCTATCTGCCGAGCGTGCTGTCGTTCCTGTCGGACAAGCAGAAGGCCGCCGACGCCGGGCGGCTGCTGGTGCACGCGGTGCACGAGCGCTGGGCCACCCTGCCGCCGGATCATCGGCCGAAATTGCTGGTGTACGGGGAGAGTCTCGGCTCGCAGGGTTCGGAGGCGGCCTTCACCGGACTCGACGACATTCGTACCCTGGTCGACGGGGTGCTGTGGGTCGGGCCGCCGAACTCCAACCGGCTCTGGAGTCAGCTCACCGCCCGCCGCGATCCGGGTACGCCCGAAATCCTGCCCATCTACGCCGACGGCCTCATCGTCCGCTTCGCGGCTGATGCGGAGAATCTGAATCGCCCTGATCGGCAATGGATTTCGCCCCGTGTCGTCTACCTCCAGCATGCCTCGGACCCGATCGTCTGGTGGTCGCCGGATCTGCTCTTCACCCAGCCCGACTGGCTGAAGGAACCGCGCGGCTCCGATGTCTCCAAATCCATCCGCTGGTGGCCCATCGTCACCTTCTGGCAGGTGAGCGCCGATATGGCGCACGCCCAGAAGGTTCCCTCCGGCCACGGCCACCGCTACGGCACCCTGTGCCTCGACGGCTGGGTGGCCGTGGCCCAGCCCGCCGACTGGAATGCCGACCTCTCCGGACGCATTCGACAAGCCCTCGATGAGGACATCGACTGGGAATACGCGCACAAGTAG
- the hsaA gene encoding 3-hydroxy-9,10-secoandrosta-1,3,5(10)-triene-9,17-dione monooxygenase oxygenase subunit produces MTNKVLDQVRDLLPAIRERAVQAEQQRRVPDASIAELTEAGVFRMLQPKRFGGAEASPVDFYQVVRAIATACPSTAWVTSVLGAHPWQLALFDDRAQQDVWGEDPDIRVSSSYAPTGKLTAVEGGFEMSGRWSFSSGCDHAQWVFLGALLPTDKGMDYFTVLVPRTDYRIDDVWHVSGLAGTGSNDIVIEKAFVPAYRMYSATDQANLIGPGQEVNTAPLYKISFGSVFSNTITAPIIGAAEGAYEAHIERQRERVRLSYGGQKVSDDPFAHVRIARAASEIDAAILQMERNTSEQLRYAEAGEEIPFEVRLRTRRDQVRGTERALEAIDLLFKNSGGHSIKQPNPIERHWRDAHAGSVHAINDIERALAMFGKGAMGLEVTDRML; encoded by the coding sequence ATGACGAACAAGGTGCTCGATCAGGTTCGGGATCTGCTGCCCGCGATCCGGGAACGGGCGGTGCAGGCCGAACAGCAGCGGCGGGTGCCCGACGCCAGCATTGCCGAGCTGACCGAAGCCGGTGTGTTCCGCATGTTGCAGCCCAAGCGTTTCGGCGGCGCGGAGGCCTCCCCGGTGGACTTCTACCAGGTGGTGCGCGCCATCGCGACCGCTTGCCCGTCCACCGCGTGGGTGACCTCGGTGCTCGGCGCCCACCCGTGGCAGCTGGCGCTGTTCGACGATCGCGCACAGCAGGATGTGTGGGGCGAGGACCCGGACATCCGGGTGTCGTCCTCCTACGCGCCGACCGGCAAGCTGACCGCCGTCGAGGGCGGGTTCGAAATGTCCGGTCGCTGGAGCTTCTCCTCCGGCTGTGATCACGCGCAGTGGGTCTTCCTCGGCGCGCTGCTGCCCACCGACAAGGGCATGGACTACTTCACGGTGCTGGTGCCGCGCACCGACTACCGCATCGACGATGTCTGGCACGTCTCCGGACTGGCGGGCACCGGCTCCAATGACATCGTCATCGAGAAGGCCTTCGTCCCGGCCTACCGCATGTACTCCGCGACCGATCAGGCCAATCTCATCGGCCCCGGCCAGGAGGTGAATACCGCTCCGCTGTACAAGATTTCGTTCGGCAGCGTGTTCTCCAACACCATCACCGCCCCGATCATCGGCGCGGCCGAAGGTGCGTACGAGGCGCATATCGAGCGGCAGCGCGAGCGCGTGCGCCTGTCCTACGGCGGCCAGAAGGTCTCCGACGATCCGTTCGCGCATGTGCGAATCGCCCGCGCCGCCAGCGAGATCGACGCCGCCATCCTGCAGATGGAGCGCAATACCTCCGAGCAGCTGCGCTATGCCGAAGCGGGCGAGGAGATCCCGTTCGAGGTCCGCCTGCGCACCCGCCGCGATCAGGTGCGCGGCACCGAACGCGCGCTGGAGGCAATCGATCTGCTGTTCAAGAACTCCGGCGGCCACTCCATCAAGCAGCCGAACCCGATCGAGCGGCACTGGCGTGATGCGCACGCCGGCAGTGTGCACGCCATCAATGACATCGAGCGCGCGCTGGCCATGTTCGGCAAGGGCGCCATGGGCCTCGAGGTCACGGATCGGATGCTGTAA
- a CDS encoding alpha/beta fold hydrolase, protein MTLTVENTERWVTVDGHKLRYHEAGSGAPLVLLHGSGAGVSGWANFGNNLPVLAEHFRCLILDQPGFGASERPEVYERNYLRIAADAVIGLLDELGIEKAHLLGNSMGGGVAAMLALDHPGRVDRVVLMAPGGVGVNVLGPEPSEGIRRLMEYNAAPSDERAMGFLRAMVFNEATLTPELVATRLEAAADLRGQAALRDAYATFYNPKFAEPLPLWARLKSLQHEVLMLWGRDDRVTPVEGSLFPARQLPNSDLRIFSRCGHWVQVERKDAFERSVIDFLNNGL, encoded by the coding sequence ATGACTCTCACCGTGGAGAATACGGAGCGCTGGGTCACCGTCGACGGGCATAAGCTGCGCTATCACGAGGCGGGCTCCGGTGCGCCGCTGGTGCTGCTGCACGGCTCCGGCGCGGGCGTCTCGGGCTGGGCCAATTTCGGCAATAATCTGCCGGTGCTGGCCGAGCACTTCCGCTGCCTGATTCTCGATCAGCCCGGCTTCGGCGCGAGCGAACGCCCGGAGGTGTACGAGCGCAACTACCTTCGCATCGCCGCCGACGCGGTGATCGGGCTGCTGGATGAGCTCGGCATCGAAAAGGCGCACCTGCTCGGCAATTCCATGGGCGGCGGCGTGGCCGCCATGCTCGCGCTGGACCATCCGGGCCGGGTGGACCGCGTGGTGCTCATGGCGCCCGGCGGCGTGGGCGTGAATGTGCTCGGACCCGAACCGTCCGAAGGCATTCGGCGGCTGATGGAATACAACGCGGCCCCCTCCGACGAACGCGCCATGGGCTTCCTGCGCGCCATGGTGTTCAACGAGGCCACGCTCACCCCGGAACTGGTGGCGACCCGCCTCGAGGCCGCCGCCGATCTCCGCGGCCAGGCCGCCCTGCGCGATGCCTACGCCACCTTCTACAACCCGAAGTTCGCCGAACCGCTCCCGCTGTGGGCGCGGCTCAAGAGTCTGCAGCACGAGGTCCTGATGCTGTGGGGCCGCGATGACCGCGTCACCCCCGTCGAGGGCTCGCTCTTCCCGGCTCGGCAGCTGCCGAACTCGGATCTGCGCATCTTCTCCCGCTGCGGCCACTGGGTCCAGGTGGAGCGCAAGGACGCCTTCGAGCGCTCGGTGATCGACTTCCTGAACAACGGTCTGTAG
- a CDS encoding PEP-utilizing enzyme: MRILVTGVTEPSGRSVARMLLAAGHEVVGLDRQRNRLVDPRVVVTVGDLSDAQVCARAVAGVEVVVHLAGRAIAAIVSAAREAGARLVVPVAAGTDSTTERIVASSGVDALIVRTALVAGRRIDSGSWRTLENLAGARGNAALQVLHYDDLERFLVLAALSQRSGAVGLAAPGEVSGDDMRRALKDAGIKYAAWLHRSSPNGAQVDTAAAREEWGFRYGWTARETVADVVRGLHGRKADGSGLRTRGGAIPLPSHVVPQNAPTSDGYTLKASAPEGLQGEFDDLLDDRIPVFTATNTSEALPGPLTPLTIDLQAGAIRLGNEAMGHMIAIEGIALEHWVSRVTGVMGHHMYINASIGVFSAENMPGWDEESVRRDVYGAIGDVELHPKGRPSMSTGFAARLGTFKALGRVGATALSYRKTAELINAASHAETLTRDQISELTDEQLHARALLWRDRLNQAWQAASIGVMMTGAATAAHKGEVKINLERLESAKTMLAVERLAALCRKDSGLQAIAKSGDVAAAREKSPEFAKALAEELNRIGHRGPGECELINATFGDRPELLVTAAGRAAEMPAPHREPVAEPTSRTAKMAVGATVYRERARDAVVRVTNGLRMATQERAARLVKVGKLTEIEDSAFLTLDEILWAPADLQERVARRRAERTRYQGVRMPDVINGEWEPEEISGALPVGGVLTGLGVSPGVVEGTVKRVLSIDDDIEPGDILVAAVTDTGHTAMFGYAGAVVTDIGGAASHAAIVAREFGVPCVVDTKTASTGLADGQRVRVDGAAGTITLLSDVE; this comes from the coding sequence ATGCGGATTCTGGTCACCGGAGTCACCGAGCCCAGCGGACGTTCCGTGGCGCGCATGCTGCTGGCGGCCGGGCACGAGGTCGTCGGCCTGGACCGGCAACGCAATCGTCTGGTCGATCCGCGCGTTGTGGTCACCGTCGGCGATCTGTCCGATGCGCAGGTCTGCGCCCGGGCCGTCGCGGGCGTGGAGGTCGTGGTGCATCTGGCCGGGCGCGCGATCGCCGCGATCGTCTCGGCAGCTCGTGAAGCCGGTGCGCGACTGGTGGTTCCCGTTGCGGCAGGCACGGATTCGACAACCGAACGCATTGTGGCGAGCAGTGGCGTCGATGCGCTCATCGTGCGCACCGCACTGGTCGCCGGCCGCCGCATCGACAGCGGCAGCTGGCGCACGCTGGAGAATCTGGCCGGCGCGCGCGGCAATGCCGCCCTGCAGGTGCTGCACTACGACGATCTCGAGCGCTTCCTCGTGCTGGCCGCGCTCTCGCAGCGCAGCGGCGCGGTGGGCCTGGCCGCCCCCGGCGAGGTCTCCGGCGACGACATGCGCCGCGCGCTGAAGGACGCGGGCATCAAATACGCTGCGTGGCTGCATCGTTCGTCCCCGAACGGCGCTCAGGTCGACACCGCCGCCGCCCGCGAGGAGTGGGGCTTCCGCTACGGCTGGACCGCCCGCGAAACCGTCGCCGATGTGGTGCGCGGTCTGCACGGCCGCAAGGCCGACGGCTCCGGTCTGCGCACTCGCGGCGGCGCGATCCCGCTGCCCTCGCACGTGGTGCCGCAGAACGCGCCGACCTCCGACGGGTACACGCTGAAAGCGTCTGCGCCCGAAGGACTTCAGGGCGAATTCGACGATCTGCTCGACGATCGCATTCCGGTGTTCACCGCGACCAATACCTCCGAGGCGCTGCCCGGCCCGCTCACTCCGCTGACCATCGATCTGCAGGCGGGTGCGATCCGGCTCGGCAACGAGGCCATGGGCCATATGATTGCCATCGAGGGAATCGCGCTGGAGCACTGGGTCTCCCGCGTCACCGGCGTCATGGGCCATCACATGTACATCAACGCGTCCATCGGCGTGTTCTCCGCGGAGAACATGCCCGGCTGGGACGAGGAGAGCGTGCGCCGCGATGTCTACGGCGCGATCGGCGATGTGGAGCTGCACCCCAAGGGCCGCCCGTCCATGTCGACCGGCTTCGCCGCTCGCCTGGGCACCTTCAAGGCGCTGGGCCGCGTGGGCGCCACCGCCCTGAGCTACCGCAAGACCGCCGAGCTGATCAATGCCGCCTCGCACGCGGAAACCCTGACCCGGGACCAGATCTCCGAGCTCACCGATGAGCAGCTGCACGCCCGCGCACTGCTGTGGCGCGACCGCCTGAACCAGGCGTGGCAGGCCGCCTCCATCGGCGTCATGATGACCGGCGCGGCGACCGCCGCGCACAAGGGCGAGGTGAAGATCAACCTCGAGCGCCTGGAATCGGCCAAGACCATGCTGGCCGTCGAACGGCTGGCGGCCCTGTGCCGCAAGGACTCCGGACTGCAGGCCATTGCCAAGAGCGGTGATGTCGCCGCCGCGCGGGAGAAGTCGCCGGAGTTCGCCAAGGCCCTCGCCGAGGAGCTGAACCGGATCGGCCACCGCGGACCCGGCGAGTGCGAGCTCATCAACGCCACCTTCGGCGATCGCCCCGAACTGCTGGTGACCGCCGCCGGTCGCGCCGCGGAAATGCCTGCGCCGCACCGGGAACCGGTGGCCGAGCCGACCAGCCGCACCGCCAAGATGGCGGTCGGCGCGACCGTCTACCGCGAGCGTGCTCGCGATGCCGTCGTGCGGGTCACCAACGGCCTGCGCATGGCCACCCAGGAGCGCGCGGCCCGCCTGGTCAAGGTCGGCAAGCTCACCGAAATCGAGGATTCGGCCTTCCTGACCCTCGACGAAATCCTGTGGGCGCCTGCCGATCTGCAGGAGCGCGTGGCCCGCCGCCGCGCCGAGCGCACCCGCTACCAGGGCGTCCGCATGCCCGATGTGATCAATGGCGAGTGGGAGCCGGAGGAGATCTCCGGCGCACTGCCGGTCGGCGGCGTCCTGACCGGTCTCGGCGTCAGCCCCGGCGTGGTCGAGGGCACCGTCAAGCGCGTGCTGTCGATCGACGACGATATCGAGCCCGGCGACATCCTGGTCGCCGCGGTCACCGATACCGGCCACACCGCCATGTTCGGTTATGCGGGCGCGGTGGTCACCGATATCGGCGGCGCCGCCTCCCATGCCGCCATTGTGGCGCGCGAGTTCGGCGTCCCCTGCGTGGTGGACACCAAGACCGCCAGCACCGGCCTCGCCGACGGACAGCGGGTCCGGGTCGACGGCGCGGCGGGCACCATAACACTGCTGTCGGACGTCGAATAG
- a CDS encoding zinc-dependent alcohol dehydrogenase family protein translates to MRALVVEKPGQFSVDTVPDPTPGAGEAVVRVDAVGICGTDIHIVEGEFPPTPYPIIPGHEFAGEIVALGADAAGVRVGDRVAVDPSLFCGRCHYCAIGRGNLCENWGAIGDTVDGAMAEFVKVPAANCYRLPGHLSAVHGALVEPLSCAVHGFDVLPRQLGAHYLIYGAGTMGLLMLQLASAAGAASVSVVDTNPDRLAVARMLGADAATVAADDMDRPEGWEIVIDCSGTIPAIEDGLSRVRRGGTYQQFGVAPAEARAAISPFRIYNDEITIVGSMAVLHSFGRAVDLMGEGVIDADTMITHDFALGEFGDALRTFRAGTGRKIQLRPGRVTAR, encoded by the coding sequence ATGCGAGCGCTGGTTGTCGAGAAGCCTGGACAGTTCTCGGTCGATACGGTGCCGGATCCCACGCCGGGGGCGGGGGAAGCGGTGGTGCGGGTCGACGCGGTCGGAATTTGTGGCACGGATATACATATTGTCGAGGGTGAATTCCCGCCCACGCCCTATCCGATCATCCCGGGTCACGAATTCGCCGGGGAGATCGTGGCTCTCGGCGCCGATGCCGCCGGGGTCCGGGTGGGTGATCGGGTGGCCGTCGATCCCTCGCTGTTCTGCGGCCGCTGTCATTACTGCGCGATCGGGCGCGGGAATCTGTGTGAGAACTGGGGCGCCATCGGCGATACCGTCGACGGGGCCATGGCCGAGTTCGTGAAAGTCCCGGCCGCCAACTGTTATCGGCTCCCCGGGCATCTCTCGGCCGTGCACGGCGCTCTGGTGGAACCGCTCTCGTGCGCCGTGCACGGATTCGATGTGCTGCCGCGGCAACTCGGGGCGCACTATCTGATCTACGGTGCGGGCACCATGGGGCTGCTCATGCTGCAATTGGCCAGTGCGGCCGGTGCGGCCTCGGTATCGGTGGTGGACACCAATCCCGATCGGCTGGCGGTCGCGCGCATGCTCGGCGCGGACGCGGCCACCGTCGCCGCCGACGATATGGACCGGCCCGAGGGCTGGGAGATCGTCATCGATTGCAGCGGAACGATTCCGGCCATCGAGGACGGGCTGTCGCGGGTTCGGCGCGGCGGCACCTATCAGCAATTCGGCGTCGCGCCGGCGGAGGCGCGCGCGGCCATCTCACCCTTCCGCATCTACAACGACGAGATCACCATTGTCGGTTCGATGGCGGTCCTGCACAGTTTCGGGCGAGCCGTGGATCTGATGGGCGAAGGCGTCATCGATGCCGACACCATGATCACCCACGATTTCGCGCTCGGTGAATTCGGTGATGCCCTGCGCACTTTCCGCGCGGGCACCGGCCGCAAAATCCAGCTGCGGCCCGGACGGGTCACGGCACGCTAG
- a CDS encoding glycoside hydrolase family 172 protein: MQEIWHLDGRRTRSISPENPTGAPGAGGRAIAGTGAFAAAGLGRGWKVSPSIDLEPGQTITLADIAGPGVIRHFWLTTDRSLLQHFTLQMYWDGAPEPAVAVPLGDFFCNGWDQLALVNSQMVVVAPAGGLNSYWPMPFGTHALITLHNGAERAAPVYYQITYTEEDVPETSGYLHACWRCSDPLGSPAVHPLVEVTGGPGRYVGTYLAIEPRALGWWGEGELKFYLDDDTEFPTICGTGTEDYFGGAWNFDLGGMQLPYSTPYLGLVQVQPRERIYEPQQRFGMYRWHIPDPICFDHSLSATIQALGWREDGHYLPLEHAHVATTAFWYQSHPASTPLP, translated from the coding sequence GTGCAGGAGATCTGGCATCTCGACGGGCGGCGCACCCGCTCGATCAGTCCGGAGAACCCCACCGGCGCGCCCGGGGCGGGCGGGCGGGCCATCGCCGGGACCGGGGCGTTCGCGGCCGCGGGACTCGGCCGCGGCTGGAAGGTGTCGCCGTCGATCGATCTGGAACCCGGGCAGACGATCACCCTCGCCGATATCGCCGGCCCCGGGGTGATCCGGCATTTCTGGCTCACCACCGATCGCAGTCTGCTGCAGCACTTCACCCTGCAGATGTACTGGGACGGCGCGCCCGAACCCGCCGTCGCGGTGCCCCTGGGCGACTTCTTCTGCAATGGCTGGGACCAACTGGCGCTGGTCAATTCACAGATGGTGGTGGTCGCGCCGGCGGGCGGGCTGAACAGCTACTGGCCCATGCCGTTCGGTACGCATGCGCTCATCACCCTGCACAATGGCGCCGAGCGCGCCGCGCCGGTCTACTACCAGATCACCTATACCGAAGAGGATGTGCCGGAAACATCCGGATATCTGCATGCCTGCTGGCGCTGCAGTGATCCGCTCGGCTCCCCCGCCGTCCATCCACTCGTCGAAGTAACCGGCGGGCCGGGCCGCTATGTGGGCACCTATTTGGCGATCGAACCGCGGGCCCTCGGCTGGTGGGGTGAGGGTGAGCTCAAGTTCTATCTGGACGATGACACCGAATTCCCGACCATCTGCGGCACCGGGACCGAGGACTATTTCGGCGGCGCCTGGAATTTCGATCTGGGCGGTATGCAACTGCCGTACTCGACGCCTTATCTGGGGCTGGTGCAGGTGCAGCCGCGCGAGCGGATCTACGAACCGCAGCAGCGATTCGGCATGTACCGCTGGCACATTCCGGATCCGATCTGTTTCGACCACAGTCTGAGCGCCACCATCCAGGCGCTCGGCTGGCGCGAGGACGGGCACTATCTTCCGCTCGAACACGCGCATGTCGCGACTACCGCGTTTTGGTATCAATCACACCCGGCGAGCACCCCGCTCCCCTAA